A part of Terriglobales bacterium genomic DNA contains:
- the dps gene encoding DNA starvation/stationary phase protection protein Dps, with protein MATAATPRSIKTVAIRTFKTSIDIPENQRAALIALLNARLADTIDLKTQTKYAHWNVKGLQFQQLHELFDAIAGRLEAHSDLIAERITALGGVANGTARQAASASSLAEYELDAVAGADHVRALAARLTKLAATVRAAIEESDKLGDKSTADLFTEISRASDKDLWFLEAHLQQ; from the coding sequence ATGGCTACCGCTGCCACACCGCGCAGCATCAAGACGGTCGCAATCCGCACCTTCAAGACCAGTATCGACATTCCCGAAAATCAGCGGGCCGCGCTGATCGCCCTGCTGAACGCGCGCCTGGCCGACACCATCGACCTGAAGACGCAGACCAAGTACGCGCACTGGAACGTGAAAGGGCTGCAGTTCCAGCAACTGCATGAACTGTTCGACGCCATCGCCGGACGTCTGGAAGCGCACAGCGACCTGATCGCCGAGCGCATCACGGCGCTGGGCGGAGTGGCCAATGGCACGGCGCGGCAGGCGGCGTCGGCCAGTTCGCTGGCGGAGTATGAGTTGGATGCCGTGGCCGGCGCCGACCATGTCCGCGCGCTGGCGGCGCGGCTGACAAAGCTGGCCGCCACCGTGCGCGCCGCAATCGAGGAGAGCGACAAGCTGGGCGACAAGTCCACCGCCGACTTGTTCACGGAAATCTCCCGCGCCTCGGACAAGGACCTGTGGTTCCTGGAAGCGCATTTGCAGCAGTAA
- a CDS encoding amidohydrolase: protein MLRTDMDALPVEEKTGLPYASKVTTRDDAGATVPVMHACGHDIHMSSWYGTARLMAANRQRWRGTLVLIAQPAEETGEGAAAMLQDGLYTRFPKPDFALAIHDDPTIPAGQVGFTPGYTMASSDSVDVTIYGRGGHGAQPQDTVDPIVIGARTVMALQTIVAREINPRDPAVVTVGVFHGGTKNNIIPDEVKLALTVRSYKPEVRQHLLASIERIVKGEALAGGSPKEPLIKVTPAANATYNDPELTRRAAGALKKALGDANVVEIPPKMVFEDFSEYSLAGVPAAMFWVGAVEPAKFAAARQSGAKLPGLHSPLWAPDHEPTIKTAITAETTMLIDLMGK from the coding sequence ATGTTACGCACTGACATGGACGCGCTGCCGGTGGAAGAAAAGACCGGTCTGCCGTACGCCAGCAAGGTCACCACCCGCGACGATGCCGGCGCAACCGTCCCGGTGATGCATGCCTGCGGCCACGATATCCACATGTCGAGTTGGTACGGTACCGCCAGGCTCATGGCGGCCAACAGGCAGCGCTGGCGCGGAACCCTGGTGCTGATCGCGCAACCGGCCGAGGAGACGGGCGAAGGCGCGGCGGCCATGCTCCAAGACGGTCTCTACACCCGCTTTCCCAAGCCCGATTTCGCCTTGGCCATCCACGATGACCCGACCATTCCGGCCGGCCAGGTCGGATTCACGCCCGGGTACACCATGGCGTCGTCGGATTCGGTTGATGTAACGATTTACGGCCGCGGCGGCCATGGCGCGCAGCCCCAGGACACGGTGGACCCCATCGTGATCGGCGCGCGCACAGTCATGGCGTTGCAAACCATCGTCGCCCGCGAGATCAACCCGCGCGACCCGGCCGTGGTCACCGTGGGCGTCTTCCACGGCGGCACCAAGAACAACATCATCCCCGACGAGGTCAAGCTCGCGCTCACCGTCCGCTCCTACAAGCCGGAAGTCCGCCAGCACCTGCTGGCTTCCATTGAGCGCATCGTGAAGGGCGAAGCCCTGGCGGGCGGCTCCCCCAAGGAGCCTCTCATCAAAGTCACGCCCGCGGCCAACGCCACCTACAACGATCCTGAATTGACCCGGCGTGCGGCCGGCGCGCTCAAGAAGGCCCTGGGGGATGCCAACGTGGTGGAGATTCCGCCCAAGATGGTGTTCGAGGACTTCTCCGAGTACTCTCTCGCGGGCGTGCCGGCGGCCATGTTCTGGGTGGGCGCGGTCGAGCCTGCGAAGTTCGCCGCCGCCCGGCAGTCGGGCGCGAAGTTGCCGGGACTCCACTCGCCCTTATGGGCGCCGGATCATGAGCCCACCATCAAGACCGCCATCACCGCAGAAACCACCATGTTGATCGACCTGATGGGAAAATAG
- a CDS encoding group I intron-associated PD-(D/E)XK endonuclease, whose product MPSLRTTLSKLKGEWAELQFMSRALSLGLRVGRIYGDSSRYDFLLDAGGRLSRVQVKSVWRRQAGVYRISAQRGAPLGKVPYQSSEVDFVIGYVVPEDAWYVVPARALARRRSFWVSPHRAHSRGRFEKYRDAWHLLGPLHDRFDLSASADIDLLQFPDSEQDSKTDGIREVLCYLRPDVICRAEL is encoded by the coding sequence ATGCCTTCCCTCCGCACCACCCTCTCCAAGCTCAAGGGTGAATGGGCCGAGCTCCAGTTCATGTCCCGCGCCCTCTCCCTCGGCCTTCGCGTCGGCCGCATCTACGGCGACTCCTCACGCTACGACTTCCTCCTCGACGCCGGCGGCCGCCTCAGCCGCGTCCAGGTCAAATCCGTCTGGCGCAGGCAGGCGGGCGTCTACCGCATCAGCGCCCAGCGCGGCGCCCCTCTCGGCAAGGTCCCCTACCAGAGCTCCGAGGTGGATTTCGTCATCGGCTACGTCGTTCCCGAGGACGCCTGGTACGTCGTGCCTGCGCGCGCCCTCGCCCGCCGCCGCAGCTTCTGGGTCTCGCCTCACCGCGCCCATAGCCGCGGCCGCTTCGAAAAGTACCGTGACGCCTGGCACCTGCTCGGGCCACTACACGACCGTTTCGACCTCAGCGCCTCCGCCGACATCGACCTACTACAATTTCCGGATTCAGAACAGGATTCCAAGACAGACGGCATCAGAGAGGTACTGTGCTACCTTCGTCCTGACGTCATCTGTCGGGCAGAGCTCTGA
- a CDS encoding transposase, with product MPRRLRRYQQTGPTHFLTCSCYRRAPRLQVLARYDLFVRKLEQTRCRFGFHVYGYVVMPEHVHLLLSEPDRGSLAAAIQSLKLSVTRSIPGLGVRTVEPARLWEKRYYDRNIRDHKEFVEKLRYIHRNPVQRGLVERPEEWPWSSFRHYATGEAGVVEIESEWTAGRRPRRS from the coding sequence ATGCCGCGTCGCCTTAGGCGCTACCAACAGACCGGCCCGACGCACTTCCTCACCTGCAGTTGTTATCGTCGTGCGCCCCGGCTACAGGTTCTAGCGCGCTACGATTTGTTCGTCCGCAAGCTTGAACAAACCCGCTGCCGTTTCGGTTTCCATGTCTATGGCTATGTAGTTATGCCCGAGCACGTGCACTTGCTGCTCTCCGAACCGGATCGCGGTTCTTTGGCTGCCGCCATCCAATCCTTGAAGCTATCGGTCACGAGGAGCATTCCGGGACTGGGAGTGCGAACCGTGGAACCGGCCCGGCTCTGGGAGAAGCGCTACTACGACCGGAATATTCGTGATCACAAGGAGTTCGTCGAGAAGCTTCGCTACATCCACCGCAATCCAGTTCAGCGCGGATTGGTGGAACGCCCCGAGGAGTGGCCGTGGAGCAGCTTCCGCCACTACGCTACGGGCGAAGCCGGCGTCGTCGAAATCGAATCGGAGTGGACCGCTGGCCGTCGCCCAAGACGATCTTGA